One window of the Aquila chrysaetos chrysaetos chromosome 8, bAquChr1.4, whole genome shotgun sequence genome contains the following:
- the RPS25 gene encoding 40S ribosomal protein S25 produces MPPKDDKKKKDAGKSAKKDKDPVNKSGGKAKKKKWSKGKVRDKLNNLVLFDKATYDKLCKEVPNYKLITPAVVSERLKIRGSLARAALQELLSKGLIKLVSKHRAQVIYTRNTKGGDAPAAGEDA; encoded by the exons ATG CCGCCCAAAGACGACAAGAAGAAGAAGGACGCGGGCAAGTCCGCCAAAAAGGACAAGGACCCGGTCAACAAGTCCGGTGGCAAAGCCAAGAAGAAG AAGTGGTCCAAAGGGAAAGTGAGGGACAAGTTGAACAACCTTGTCCTGTTTGACAAGGCTACCTACGACAAACTCTGCAAAGAAGTGCCCAACTACAAGCTCATCACACCTGCAGTTGTCTCAGAGAGACTGAAGATTCGAGGTTCTCTGGCTAGGGCTGCCCTCCAGGAGCTGCTCAGCAAAG gTTTGATCAAGCTGGTGTCCAAGCACCGAGCCCAAGTGATCTACACTAGAAACACAAAAGGTGGAGATGCACCTGCCGCAGGGGAGGATGCATAG
- the SLC37A4 gene encoding glucose-6-phosphate exchanger SLC37A4 isoform X2 produces the protein MAGGGYGRYRAVIFAAMFVGYTLYYFNRKTFSFVMPAVMAEVPLGKDELGLVTSSQSAAYAISKFVSGVLSDQLSARWLFSSGLLMVGLVNVVFSWSSTVTAFAGLWFLNGLAQGLGWPPCGKILRKWFEPSQFGTWWAILSTSMNLAGGLGPIVAALMSLNYDWRTTLSISGFICVVVSFVCLLLIKNEPSDVGLPNIEQGAKKGKKGSSSDNSTLTELLLSPYLWVLSTGYLVVFGVKTCCTDWGQLFLIQERGQSMLVGSSYMSALEIGGLVGSIAAGYLSDRAVAKVGLSSYGNPRHALLLSMMAGMCVSMFLFRVTVTGDSPKLWILTLGAVFGFSSYGPIALFGVIANESAPANLCGTSHAIVALMANVGGFLAGLPFSTIAKHYSWATAFWVAEITCTGSTVAFFFLRNIRTKMGRIPRKAD, from the exons ATGGCGGGCGGCGGGTACGGCCGCTACCGGGCCGTCATCTTCGCGGCCATGTTCGTCGGGTACACGCTGTACTACTTCAACCGCAAAACCTTCTCCTTCGTCATGCCCGCCGTCATGGCCGAGGTGCCGCTGGGGAAGGACGAGCTGG GTCTCGTCACCAGCAGCCAGTCCGCCGCGTACGCCATCAGCAAGTTCGTCAGCGGCGTCCTCTCCGACCAGCTGAGCGCCCGCTGGCTCTTCTCCTCCGGCCTCCTGATGGTGGGCTTGGTCAACGTGGTCTTCTCCTGGAGCTCCACCGTCACCGCCTTTGCCGGGCTCTGGTTCCTCAACGGCTTGGCCCAGGGGCTGGGCTGGCCGCCCTGCGGGAAGATCCTGCGCAAA TGGTTTGAGCCTTCCCAGTTTGGGACTTGGTGGGCAATCCTGTCTACAAGCATGAACTTGGCCGGAGGCTTAGGCCCCATTGTCGCTGCTCTCATGTCTCTGAACTACGACTGGCGCACGACTTTGTCCATCTCTGGCTTCATCTGTGTGGTTGTCTCTTTTGTTTGCCTTCTTCTGATTAAAAATGAGCCGTCGGATGTCGGGCTACCTAATATTGAACAAGGAGccaagaaagggaagaaag GTTCCTCCAGTGACAACAGCACTTTGACAGAGCTATTGCTCTCCCCGTACCTCTGGGTGCTCTCAACAGGCTATCTGGTCGTTTTTGGCGTGAAAACGTGCTGTACTGACTGGGGACAGCTCTTCCTGATCCAGGAGAGGGGACAATCCATGCTCGTGG GTAGTTCCTACATGAGTGCCTTGGAGATTGGGGGTCTGGTGGGAAGCATTGCTGCTGGATACCTTTCTGACAGAGCAGTAGCGAAA GTGGGTCTGTCAAGCTACGGGAATCCTCGGCACGCGCTGCTGCTTTCCATGATGGCCGGGATGTGCGTGTCCATGTTTCTCTTCCGGGTCACAGTCACAGGCGATTCTCCCAAG CTGTGGATTCTGACTCTGGGAGCTGTGTTTGGATTCTCGTCATATGGGCCAATCGCCCTGTTTGGGGTTATAGCCAACGAAAGCGCACCTGCCAACCTGTGCGGCACCTCCCACGCCATAGTGGCCCTCATGGCCAACG TTGGGGGTTTTCTGGCTGGACTACCCTTCAGTACCATTGCCAAGCACTACAGCTGGGCCACAGCCTTCTGGGTAGCCGAAATCACCTGTACTGGTAGCACGGtggctttcttcttcctgcgGAACATCCGCACCAAGATGGGCCGGATTCCCAGGAAGGCTGACTGA
- the SLC37A4 gene encoding glucose-6-phosphate exchanger SLC37A4 isoform X1 — protein sequence MAGGGYGRYRAVIFAAMFVGYTLYYFNRKTFSFVMPAVMAEVPLGKDELGLVTSSQSAAYAISKFVSGVLSDQLSARWLFSSGLLMVGLVNVVFSWSSTVTAFAGLWFLNGLAQGLGWPPCGKILRKWFEPSQFGTWWAILSTSMNLAGGLGPIVAALMSLNYDWRTTLSISGFICVVVSFVCLLLIKNEPSDVGLPNIEQGAKKGKKGSSSDNSTLTELLLSPYLWVLSTGYLVVFGVKTCCTDWGQLFLIQERGQSMLVGSSYMSALEIGGLVGSIAAGYLSDRAVAKVGLSSYGNPRHALLLSMMAGMCVSMFLFRVTVTGDSPKENHFWTVALQPLADLTGLKEHELWILTLGAVFGFSSYGPIALFGVIANESAPANLCGTSHAIVALMANVGGFLAGLPFSTIAKHYSWATAFWVAEITCTGSTVAFFFLRNIRTKMGRIPRKAD from the exons ATGGCGGGCGGCGGGTACGGCCGCTACCGGGCCGTCATCTTCGCGGCCATGTTCGTCGGGTACACGCTGTACTACTTCAACCGCAAAACCTTCTCCTTCGTCATGCCCGCCGTCATGGCCGAGGTGCCGCTGGGGAAGGACGAGCTGG GTCTCGTCACCAGCAGCCAGTCCGCCGCGTACGCCATCAGCAAGTTCGTCAGCGGCGTCCTCTCCGACCAGCTGAGCGCCCGCTGGCTCTTCTCCTCCGGCCTCCTGATGGTGGGCTTGGTCAACGTGGTCTTCTCCTGGAGCTCCACCGTCACCGCCTTTGCCGGGCTCTGGTTCCTCAACGGCTTGGCCCAGGGGCTGGGCTGGCCGCCCTGCGGGAAGATCCTGCGCAAA TGGTTTGAGCCTTCCCAGTTTGGGACTTGGTGGGCAATCCTGTCTACAAGCATGAACTTGGCCGGAGGCTTAGGCCCCATTGTCGCTGCTCTCATGTCTCTGAACTACGACTGGCGCACGACTTTGTCCATCTCTGGCTTCATCTGTGTGGTTGTCTCTTTTGTTTGCCTTCTTCTGATTAAAAATGAGCCGTCGGATGTCGGGCTACCTAATATTGAACAAGGAGccaagaaagggaagaaag GTTCCTCCAGTGACAACAGCACTTTGACAGAGCTATTGCTCTCCCCGTACCTCTGGGTGCTCTCAACAGGCTATCTGGTCGTTTTTGGCGTGAAAACGTGCTGTACTGACTGGGGACAGCTCTTCCTGATCCAGGAGAGGGGACAATCCATGCTCGTGG GTAGTTCCTACATGAGTGCCTTGGAGATTGGGGGTCTGGTGGGAAGCATTGCTGCTGGATACCTTTCTGACAGAGCAGTAGCGAAA GTGGGTCTGTCAAGCTACGGGAATCCTCGGCACGCGCTGCTGCTTTCCATGATGGCCGGGATGTGCGTGTCCATGTTTCTCTTCCGGGTCACAGTCACAGGCGATTCTCCCAAG gagAATCACTTCTGGACTGTAGCCTTGCAACCTCTAGCTGATCTTACAGGCCTAAAAGAGCACGAG CTGTGGATTCTGACTCTGGGAGCTGTGTTTGGATTCTCGTCATATGGGCCAATCGCCCTGTTTGGGGTTATAGCCAACGAAAGCGCACCTGCCAACCTGTGCGGCACCTCCCACGCCATAGTGGCCCTCATGGCCAACG TTGGGGGTTTTCTGGCTGGACTACCCTTCAGTACCATTGCCAAGCACTACAGCTGGGCCACAGCCTTCTGGGTAGCCGAAATCACCTGTACTGGTAGCACGGtggctttcttcttcctgcgGAACATCCGCACCAAGATGGGCCGGATTCCCAGGAAGGCTGACTGA
- the CENATAC gene encoding centrosomal AT-AC splicing factor has translation MAVHYCGLCRRTSFSGRRHLYSAAHRRRLREALARLQEEVAAARAAAAATAAEDEDEEGDGGGAVRPYDPAEHDRRVWCLCCGRGVRRDGRRGGLALPQAGLLQHLAGAEHRRETTRFWRENRAEAALRERFLVPAEEYERFARALERALAAHQRREEERIRQMAAGIREAERRQRETVQAALQLQTEPELCVGPSVCSPPAGPERDFSHGAEQPGPSGMQMGPDLNWMESGQALTFIGHQETEGKGNVHTGAKPPWLTEEEEEGGSKQQIGPSYEEFLKQKEKQKLRKLPVERVGANFDHTSQTGDSWLPSFGRVWNHGRRWQSRHQFRTESGEKKRKR, from the exons aTGGCGGTGCACTACTGCGGGCTCTGCCGCCGCACCTCCTTCTCCGGCCGCCGGCACCTGTACAGCGCCGCGCaccggcggcggctgcgggagGCGCTGGCccggctgcaggaggaggtggcggcggcacgggcggcggcggccgcgaCGGCGGCGGAGGACGAGGACGAGGAGGGCGATGGCGGCGGGGCCGTGCGGCCCTACGACCCGGCGGAGCACGATCGGCGCGTCTGGTGCCTGTGCTGCGGGCGCGGCGTGCGGCGGgacgggcggcggggcgggctggCGCTGCCGCAGGCCggcctgctccagcacctggccGG GGCCGAGCACCGCCGGGAGACGACGCGGTTCTGGCGAGAGAACAGGGCGGAGGCGGCGCTGCGGGAGCGGTTCCTGGTGCCGGCCGAGGAGTACGAGCGCTTCGCCCGGGCGCTGGAACGGGCGCTGGCCGCGCACCAGCGGCGGGAGGAGGAGCGCATCCGCCAG ATGGCGGCCGGCATCCGCGAAGCTGAGCGCAGACAGCGGGAGACGGTGCAGGCTGCCCTCCAG CTTCAAACAGAGCCAGAGCTTTGTGTGGGACCTTCGGtctgcagccccccagcaggACCCGAAAG GGACTTCTCTCACGGTGCAGAGCAGCCTGGCCCGAGTGGGATGCAAATGGGACCTGACTTAAACTGGATGGAATCAGGCCAGGCTTTGACCTTCATCGGCCACCAG gaaacagaagggaaaggaaatgttcACACAG GAGCAAAACCCCCATGGCtaacagaggaagaggaagagggtgGAAGTAAACAACAAATTGGACCTTCGTACGAGGAATTTCTCAAACAAA aggagaagcagaagctgaGAAAGCTCCCAGTGGAGCGCGTTGGTGCCAATTTTGACCATACCTCTCAGACGGGCGACAGCTGGCTCCCTTCCTTCGGGCGAGTTTGGAATCACGGCAGGAGGTGGCAGTCCAG GCATCAGTTTAGAACTGAATCgggggaaaagaagaggaaaagatga
- the FOXR1 gene encoding forkhead box protein R1 translates to MAEELKLTVTAEEFLQAPDQTMHHRTLKWQADPSAHRCLLPGALPDAREPGVQPHLWMWVNPSLVCPIPGTPGVDPARSNSLMASIGGATEPSSPNTSCDYSDLDCSEEDVLSSSSEAGKLTEDEDTLCVEVPVPREMPETPELKTMPMPWKSTVLRSQSVKLKSPRQMSTETEGGWPRPPLNYCILITLALCNSTSGSLTVQQIYQFMRQHFPFFQTAPEGWKNTIRHNLCFSSCFEKTTGFVCGEGNRKSCLWKLTPEGRRKFQEEAQALPKEALDLVRQSMSKPDVIPSCCMCLPSCKTSRQGST, encoded by the exons ATGGCAGAGGAGCTCAAACTCACTGTCACTGCTGAAGAGTTTCTGCAAG CTCCTGACCAGACCATGCACCATCGCACGCTGAAGTGGCAAGCTGACCCCTCAGCACACAGGTGCTTGCTGCCGGGGGCACTGCCAGATGCCAGGG AACCTGGTGTTCAGCCCCACCTGTGGATGTGGGTAAACCCCAGCCTGGTCTGCCCTATCCCCGGGACTCCTGGCGTAGACCCGGCCAGATCCAACAGCCTGATGGCCTCAATTGGTGGTGCCACAGAACCCTCCTCTCCAAACACATCCTGCGACTACTCCGACTTGGACTGCTCTGAGGAGGATGTGCTGTCATCCTCCAGCGAGGCTGGAAAG cttACTGAGGATGAAGACACTTTGTGTGTGGAGGTCCCAGTTCCTCGGGAGATGCCGGAAACTCCTGAACTCAAGACGATGCCGATGCCTTGGAAATCCACAGTCCTCAGATCTCAGAGTGTGAAGCTCAAGTCCCCCAGGCAGATGAGCACCGAAACAGAGGGAGGCTGGCCCCGTCCCCCCCTTAATTACTGCATCCTCATCACCCTCGCCCTGTGCAACAGCACAAGCGGCAGTCTGACCGTGCAGCAGATCTACCAGTTCATGCG GCAGCACTTCCCATTTTTTCAAACAGCCCCAGAGGGCTGGAAAAACACAATCCGACACAACCTGtgcttcagcagctgctttgagAAAACCACCGGCTTCGTGTGCGGCGAGGGAAACCGCAAGTCCTGCCTGTGGAAACTGACTCCAGAAGGACGCAGAAAGTTTCAGGAGGAAGCACAGGCCCTGCCCAAAGAGGCTCTTGACTTGGTGCGCCAAAGCATGAGCAAACCAG ATGTTATTCCAAGCTGTTGCATGTGCCTGCCCAGCTGTAAAACCAGCAGGCAAGGATCCACATAA
- the TRAPPC4 gene encoding trafficking protein particle complex subunit 4 has product MAIFSVYVVNKAGGLIYQLDHYAPRADTEKTFSFPLDLVLRPHDERVVVAFGQRDGIRVGHAVLAINGAEVNGRFTADGKDVLEFLGNPANYPVSIRFGRHRLSSNEKLMLASMFHSLFAIGSQLSPEVGSSGIEMLETDTFKLHCFQTLTGIKFVVLADPRQAGIDSLLRKIYEIYSDYALKNPFYSLEMPIRCELFDQNLKLALEVAEKAGPFGPGS; this is encoded by the exons ATGGCGATCTTCAGCGTCTACGTGGTGAACAAGGCGGGCGGCCTCATCTACCAGCTGGACCACTACGCGCCCCGCGCCGACACCGAGAAGACGTTCAGCTTCCCGCTTGACCTCGTCCTGCGCCCACACGACGAGCGCGTCGTCGTCGCCTTCGGGCAGCGCGACGGCATCCGCG TGGGCCACGCCGTGCTGGCCATCAACGGCGCCGAGGTCAACGGGCGCTTCACGGCGGACGGGAAGGACGTGCTCGAGTTCCTGGGCAACCCCGCTAACTACCCGGTGTCCATCCGCTTCGGCCGCCACCGCCTCTCCTCCAACGAGAAGCTGATGCTGGCCTCCATGTTCCACTC GCTGTTCGCCATCGGGTCGCAGCTGTCCCCCGAGGTCGGGAGCTCCGGGATCGAGATGTTGGAGACTGACACCTTCAAGCTGCACTGCTTCCAGACGCTGACAG GGATCAAATTTGTGGTTCTTGCTGACCCAAGGCAGGCGGGAATCGACTCCCTTCTCCGCAAGATCTACGAGATTTACTCTGACTACGCTCTGAAGAATCCTTTCTACTCCTTGGAGATGCCCATCAG ATGCGAGTTGTTTGATCAGAACTTGAAACTTGCTCTGGAGGTGGCGGAGAAAGCTGGACCCTTCGGACCTGGATCGTAG